A genomic stretch from Pirellulales bacterium includes:
- a CDS encoding DUF1801 domain-containing protein, which yields MKKTPTGAKKKSGSTVEKQDDSPTRLIDARIKELGDWRGEMLARLRNLIKQAVPEVVEEWKWRGVPVWYRDGMICTGETYKNAVKLTFAKGAALDDPAGLFNSSLDGNTRRAIDFHEGDKIDEKA from the coding sequence ATGAAGAAAACGCCAACTGGCGCGAAGAAAAAGAGCGGCTCGACGGTAGAAAAACAAGACGACTCGCCCACTCGGCTTATCGACGCACGAATCAAGGAGCTGGGCGATTGGCGGGGCGAGATGCTCGCGCGGCTCCGAAATCTCATCAAGCAGGCCGTCCCGGAAGTGGTCGAGGAGTGGAAGTGGAGAGGTGTTCCGGTGTGGTATCGCGATGGCATGATCTGCACCGGCGAGACGTATAAAAATGCCGTGAAGCTGACGTTCGCCAAGGGCGCCGCGCTCGACGACCCCGCAGGTCTCTTCAACTCCAGCCTCGACGGCAACACCCGTCGGGCCATCGATTTTCACGAAGGCGACAAGATCGATGAAAAGGCG